One part of the Triplophysa rosa linkage group LG5, Trosa_1v2, whole genome shotgun sequence genome encodes these proteins:
- the LOC130553955 gene encoding G-protein coupled receptor 55, which produces MSANCTFSDVDNVTMVLDFVIYVPVLVFGLALNITALVVFCVLLRKWTESTIYMTNLALMDLLLLLPLPFKMHAAMHTWASNTKFFCSFLESLYFVGMYGSIYTIACIAVDRYIAIKYPFRAKQLRSKKVALIVCGFIWVFVMGATSPIYTFRDENNDDFRCFHGFSKKGWTTGVIVCLEIFGFLLPATVLVVCSTQSIRTLKATESKNSKRQAGVRIIYSSLAAFLIPFTPCHAAIFLQYLVRNDFISDCSQQKNIAVFIQVSMSLANVTICLDALCYYFIAKEVRSTTDTVLSRVRSISTSEV; this is translated from the coding sequence ATGAGTGCCAACTGCACATTCAGTGACGTGGATAATGTGACGATGGTCCTGGACTTTGTGATTTACGTTCCCGTCTTGGTGTTCGGACTGGCACTAAACATCACGGCTTTGGTTGTGTTCTGTGTTCTGCTCAGAAAATGGACAGAGTCCACCATTTACATGACCAACCTGGCTCTGATGGATCTGCTGCTGCTACTGCCGCTACCTTTCAAGATGCATGCAGCAATGCACACGTGGGCGTCCAACACAAAGTTCTTCTGCTCCTTCTTAGAGAGTCTTTACTTTGTGGGTATGTACGGCAGCATCTATACAATTGCCTGCATAGCTGTGGACCGGTACATCGCCATAAAATACCCATTTCGGGCCAAGCAGTTGCGTTCGAAAAAAGTCGCCCTGATTGTCTGCGGCTTCATCTGGGTGTTTGTTATGGGAGCGACTTCACCCATCTACACCTTCCGTGATGAGAACAATGATGATTTCCGCTGTTTCCACGGTTTCTCTAAGAAGGGTTGGACCACTGGAGTTATTGTTTGCTTGGAGATTTTTGGTTTCTTGTTGCCTGCTACTGTACTGGTGGTATGTTCTACTCAGAGCATCCGCACGCTCAAGGCCACGGAAAGCAAAAACTCTAAAAGACAAGCAGGGGTTAGAATAATTTACAGCAGCCTAGCGGCCTTCCTGATACCCTTTACTCCTTGTCACGCGGCCATATTCCTGCAATACCTTGTCCGTAATGACTTCATTTCGGACTGCAGCCAGCAAAAGAATATTGCCGTTTTTATACAGGTGTCAATGAGTCTTGCCAACGTGACCATCTGCTTGGATGCGCTTTGCTACTATTTTATTGCCAAGGAAGTCCGATCCACCACAGACACGGTTCTCAGCAGAGTGAGATCCATAAGCACCTCGGAAGTTTGA
- the lpar5a gene encoding lysophosphatidic acid receptor 5a, with protein sequence MLQNNSNCSTSHFRYPFFTSTYSLILLFGLPLNLVSLWILVRRNGLKKSVPVIYMANLALSDLLFILSLPFRIIYFAKGNWTLGNTLCMIPGTLFAVNLYSSSLFITLISVDRMLAVVYPLRSRPLRTAPVAWGLCATVWVLIAGLSVPTAMNHQENKDEECNVTRCFEKYTTDEWWNGFYILCCVTFFGILVPFGIILGCTVAVVRQLRGCSMTTSSSNSDMSKIKIVKLFLSNLLIYTICFIPFHIAFILFALNKLKLLHGGAFHDIYFNIHTVTMCMASSNSCLDPLIYYFSTKQLQSRGRCDSSTKTGGIGLILSTSLTPQ encoded by the coding sequence ATGCTACAGAACAATTCAAACTGCAGCACGTCTCACTTCAGGTACCCGTTTTTTACTTCCACCTACAGTTTGATACTGCTGTTTGGCCTTCCTCTAAACTTGGTGTCTCTTTGGATACTGGTGCGTCGCAATGGCTTGAAGAAATCTGTTCCGGTGATCTACATGGCCAACCTGGCGCTATCAGATCTCCTTTTCATTCTTTCCCTGCCCTTTCGGATTATCTACTTTGCCAAAGGCAACTGGACGCTGGGAAACACGCTGTGCATGATTCCAGGGACGCTCTTTGCGGTCAACCTGTACTCCAGCTCTCTGTTCATCACCCTCATCAGTGTGGACCGGATGCTGGCCGTGGTGTACCCGCTGAGATCTCGACCTCTCCGGACAGCGCCCGTGGCCTGGGGGCTGTGTGCCACCGTGTGGGTGCTCATTGCTGGATTATCAGTACCAACTGCAATGAATCATCAGGAAAATAAGGATGAGGAGTGTAACGTGACGCGTTGTTTTGAGAAATACACAACAGATGAGTGGTGGAATGGTTTCTACATCCTCTGCTGTGTCACTTTTTTTGGCATTTTGGTGCCGTTTGGCATCATTTTGGGCTGCACGGTCGCTGTGGTACGGCAGCTCCGCGGTTGTAGCATGACAACCTCCTCGAGTAACTCTGACATGAGCAAAATCAAGATAGTGAAGCTCTTTCTCTCCAACCTGCTCATCTATACGATCTGCTTCATTCCCTTTCACATAGCTTTCATCCTCTTTGCCCTTAACAAACTTAAGTTACTTCACGGAGGTGCTTTTCATGACATTTACTTCAATATACACACTGTTACAATGTGTATGGCCAGCTCAAACAGCTGTCTGGATCCGCTGATCTACTATTTTAGCACAAAgcagcttcaaagcagaggtagGTGTGATTCGTCAACCAAAACCGGAGGCATCGGCCTGATCCTGAGCACAAGTCTGACCCCACAGTGA
- the itm2cb gene encoding integral membrane protein 2Cb, producing the protein MVKISFQQVSAEKPEKEKDGEKEEIHMPYSHDELVLPVNSKKSPMRGLWCIVLGLVIFMSGLIMASVCLYRYYYNPQIPEDSLFHCRVMYEDPVYAPLLGRQEVEENVGIYLDDNYEHISVPVPDFASSDPADIIHDFHRGLTAYHDIALDKCYVIELNTTIVMPPRNLWELLVNVKRGTYLPQTYMVQEEMVVSGRVRNMRQLGPFIHRLCYGKETYRLRRRTGQRRIDKREARNCHTIRHFENTFVVETVICDRLLL; encoded by the exons ATGGTGAAGATATCCTTTCAACAAGTTTCGGCAGAGAAGCCAGAAAAGGAGAAGGATGGAGAGAAAGAGGAAATTCACATGCCTTACTCTCAC GATGAGTTGGTTCTACCTGTAAATTCCAAGAAGTCTCCCATGAGAGGCCTTTGGTGCATCGTCCTCGGCTTGGTGATCTTCATGTCGGGCTTAATAATGGCGTCTGTTTGCCTCTACCGATACTACTACAACCCTCAG ATCCCAGAGGACAGTTTGTTCCACTGCCGGGTGATGTACGAGGACCCCGTGTACGCCCCGTTGCTCGGGCGACAGGAGGTGGAGGAGAACGTCGGTATCTACCTGGACGATAACTATGAACACATCAGCGTGCCTGTACCTGATTTCGCCAGCAGTGACCCAGCAGACATCATCCACGACTTTCACAGG GGACTTACAGCTTACCACGACATCGCGTTGGATAAGTGCTACGTCATTGAGCTCAACACGACTATCGTCATGCCACCCAGAAACCTGTGGGAGCTGCTCGTCAATGTCAAG CGAGGAACGTACTTGCCCCAAACCTACATGGTTCAGGAGGAGATGGTAGTGTCTGGACGTGTTAGGAACATGCGTCAACTGGGACCCTTTATCCACAGGCTCTGTTATGGCAAAGAAACCTACAGACTGAGACGCAGGACCGGCCAGAGAC GTATTGATAAAAGAGAAGCAAGAAACTGCCACACCATTCGGCACTTCGAAAACACATTTGTCGTGGAAACCGTCATTTGCGACCGACTCCTGCTTTAA
- the hes6 gene encoding transcription cofactor HES-6 has product MAPASRNSKHEEDYYGIKDRKTRKPLVEKKRRARINESLQELRLLLADTDAQVKMENAEVLEMTVKRVESILQNKVTEADSVSREANERYAAGYIQCMHEVHTFVSSCPGIDATIAADLLNHLLECMPLNDEARFQDILADLMSDAMLSPGDRSTVSSGSSALSPSPSVTSGDDLCSDLDDTDTEHSHVSVVAPGLPIHSKSMWRPW; this is encoded by the exons ATGGCCCCTGCGTCCCGCAACAGCAAGCATGAGGAGGATTATTACGGAATAAAAGACAGAAAG ACGAGGAAACCACTGGTGGAAAAAAAGAGACGCGCCCGCATCAATGAAAGTTTACAGGAGCTGAGGCTACTGCTAGCAGACACGGAT GCGCAGGTAAAAATGGAGAACGCCGAGGTGCTGGAGATGACCGTGAAGCGCGTGGAAAGTATTCTGCAAAACAAAGTCACGG AAGCTGACAGCGTGAGCCGCGAAGCGAACGAGAGATACGCCGCGGGCTACATCCAGTGCATGCACGAAGTGCACACGTTCGTGTCCAGCTGTCCGGGAATCGACGCGACGATCGCCGCCGACCTACTGAACCACCTTCTGGAATGCATGCCGTTGAACGACGAGGCTCGCTTTCAGGACATCTTGGCGGATCTCATGTCGGACGCTATGCTTTCCCCCGGAGACAGGAGCACGGTGAGCAGCGGCTCCTCTGCCCTGTCTCCATCTCCTTCCGTCACCTCTGGCGACGATCTTTGCTCTGACCTGGATGACACGGACACGGAGCACAGCCACGTCTCGGTGGTAGCGCCGGGCCTGCCGATCCACTCCAAATCCATGTGGAGACCGTGGTAG